In Rutidosis leptorrhynchoides isolate AG116_Rl617_1_P2 chromosome 6, CSIRO_AGI_Rlap_v1, whole genome shotgun sequence, the DNA window TTTAATACTCTTCGGTTTTTTCGCCGCAAGAGTTTTCTTCGCGGCTTTTTTCGCCTTCACCGGCGTCTTCACCTTCTTCACTGACTTTGCCTTTGCCGGCGCAGAAGATTTCTTCACCGCTGCCGGAGCCTTCTTGGCTGTGGTCACCGGAGCTCTCTTCTTCTCGGCAGCCAGCTTCTTTGGCTTTTCAACAACACCAGAAGCTACCTTAAATGAATTCTTAACCTTAACTAGCTTTCCGGCAGCAACAAGCTTCTTCAACTGAACGAGCAACATCTTCTTATAATTCGCCGGTAGATCCTTCTGATGATCCTCGATGTGTTTCGCAATAGCGTACTGACTTGATCCAGTTCGCTCTTTCAACGACACAATCGCTTCTTTCACCATCTGTTAAGTtacagttagggttagggtttcaaataatacaaaattataattataattataataatgattaaccgcaaaataattaaattaacatataaacaaATTATTACCTCGGCGTAAGGAGGATGAGATTTAGGTTTCTTCGTCGCCGGAGCTTTCTTTGGAACTGTAGTTTTGGTAGAAGCAGCCATTTCTGTGTGTTTCTGAAGTAGTATCAGTGTTTGTTAGTTTATGGTATTGAGATAGAATGGTAGTTGAAACTGGGAACATAAATGGGGTATTTATCGAGGAATATGGAATGAAGAAGGTGAATTGTGATTGGTGGAGATGATATGACACGGATCGAGTTTAAAATGGAACCGTTTGAATGATGCGATGGATTGACGTACACGGACGGCTGAGATTAATAGCTGAATGGCACACGGATTGTTATTTCCGGATTCAGGTGTGTAACGGAAGTTATTGGTGATTTGGAGTATACTTGGCAATTGAACTCGTAATTTCAAGTGCGGGTAAATTGGATGTTAGAGAAAAACTAGTTGTTCACACTCGCTTCTCGCCGGGGGTTCgccggggttcgatttttaatgtattttattgcgtttagtaaaatttttttgtggctaacgatgttaacgatgatgtcgttgaagcgcaacacgagtcgaactaaaaggtataacccatgagagatttaaatgttattttaaattaacaatatatgtgcatctccgcgtttcgctatggaattgtcggcttttaaaaatttaacgcaaaatcaacgtgtatgaaaagtacctcaattatttagcgttttttaaaaagagttcgttttgcgtatagttggtgacattgtgttcctaaaattatttcgagtttaacgatggtgccgtaaaaatttaactcgttgcgagcgagaaaatatgacccgttaaatatttgggtagagtttatttaagattttttatgaaaataggtgtttgacactttaccccctgtgtgGGGGGTCGGTTTTAATTTTTGGAAATAGTGTGAGGTTTTTTTGGGAAATTTTTAAAAGGTGGGAAAATAGAGGGAAAAAGAAGTGAAATGGCGAAAATGCCCCTGAgactattcataagttttgtctaatagttaatatgataatgataatgtaaaTTAGACATGACAAATGTAAAGACTTAATTACGTCCTTGGTCCCTCATATTTTACAGTATCTTTTTTTCATCTTTGCTcctaaagtatttttgtttcatcaTAACCCTTAAAGTTATGATATGGTTTCATTTAAGTCCCTAGTTAACGGATTGAGTTAACGGCAGTTAACCATGGGGACCTAAATGAAACCATATCGTTACTTTAAGGTTtaggatgaaacaaaaatactttatGGACAATGACTGTACAAAAATACTTTAGGGACaaggatgaaacaaaaatactttagggacAATAATAAAAAAAAGGTAAAACTTTAAAGACCAACGACGTAATTAAGTCAAGAGGGAATGACATTTTAAGGAAATAAATAACAATTACTCCGTACTTACTTATATACGGGGATGTCAACCGTAAAGTTGCATGAATGGTGTTTGGTCTGTTACAGGTGGTTGGCTATTTGCTTGCACAACAACTCCCACATGACATGCCTTTTGAGTTCTTTTTGTCAATGTCTTTGGACCCGTTTAAAAATCTAACATGTTTGACCTATGAATCAATTCAACCCAAAATCGTTTTGACCTGTTAtttaaaccgacccaacctgactcaTTTGAAGAGTTGTGCTTTACCCGACCCAACCCGTTACTTAAAAATCTAACTTAAGTTTGGTACATTGTTGTTGATTTGTATCATACGTTTGTAATCTCATATGGATGAATTCCAGTTTAGCAATCGCAAAGATAGACGGATATTTTCTTCAATTGAAACTTGCAAAAGGTGAAAAAGAAGGTGAAGCTCGCTCTGATCGTCTCACAAACAAAGGACGATAACATTGGAATAGAGCGAGCACATTGAAAATGATTGAAAATGAAATTGACAGTACAAACGAACAAACCATCTAATCTAAATCTAAAATATATACATAAGACCGATATCATATCAAACTCCACCATCGCCACTAAACAGAAGCCGCATATCACAAATGAACGTCAGGCACTCCAGCAACACCTAACCCGAGACATGCAAACCGAGGTAACCTCTCGTACCCGGAAACTCCGTATCAACTCCAAAGAGAAATACAAGCCCCTCAAATTAAATCAAATCTCTGTTCGAGCAGAAAAAATGACCCCGAGAGAACCACTCCAATAAATATCAATTTACCATGGTCAACGAATTCAACACACGCCGGCAAAGACATCGAGCCCACCCGAATAGACTCGACTACGGGAAAAGGCGTGAACAAATCCGACACACAACAACAGGCTAGCTCGACACGCAGAATCAAACCATAAAGAAACCAGGCCATCATCACCAATTTTCTGATTTTACAAACCCGCGGAAATCGGCGGCCAACAACCAGTAGCCAGCTTTCGCCAACAGTCGCCAGCAAAAACCGGCAGCCGCCAGCAGAAGCCACCTACGACCAGCCAAATCTAAGACCTCCGGCAACCCCCAGCAGCCACCGACAACATCATCAGCAGCCGGAGCCACCATCTGCCGCCGCTGTCGGCGTCGCCGGTTAGTCGCCGACCGTCCTAAACTGCCACAGCGTCGGTTATAACCACCCACGGCCACCATGAACAACCATCGGCCGCTAGCAACCAATAAAGGCCGATAGCTTCCGTCGTCCATCCACAATATCCATAGGCGGCTTTCAGCCGCCAGAACCCACAAGTTTCAacatataaaaacaccaaccacctGCTCAAAAAGTAACCCCAACCTTAAAACAAAACCGAGAATCAAACCTTGGTGTTGTAGAATTCCAACTGGAATTCGTCGCCTACACCACCGACGGAACGAAGACAGCAACGGTGAGGAGAGGAAGAGCTTTAACGAGCAACCAACTATCCCAGAAACCAACGCGCGTACGCCGGAAAAACCAAAAACCCGACCAAAAACCCAGATCCTGATGATAACCCACCGGAATCGCCGCCTGGGAGAAAGAAGAGAGACCGGAGAAACCGACGGCAAACGAAGTCACCTGAAAAGAAGGCGAAGTGGTTGTATTTATTAGACAAAAAGCGATAAGATCCGGATCACCGGCAAGATGCCGGTGGTCGGAAAGTGCATCACCAACGCGGGTACTATGTTGGTTGAGGCTTGCGAAAGGTGAAAAAGAAGTAGGGGGTGCAGGGTACTATGTTGCTTTTATAACTGGTATTATTCCACTAATTCTTCGTAGTTCATACTCTATTCAATTGCAAATTAGTCAAGCTTTTATGAAGTTAAATTGTGCCCGAATCAAAGCTCAGGCTCATTCAAGTCAGACTTTATTAGGTTTGACTGCAGTAGAGATACTTTGATCTAGAAATCTTGGTCTTATGATTTTAAAGAAATCAATATTGGTTTTGGATTACAGAAGTTAAAACGTTGACTTTGAAAGTCAGTGTACCTATGCTGTATCAGTTGTAGTCATTGTTAGTATTTGAATTTTTTACAATTGCTAACATCAAGTATCTATGATGATTACATGTCCACTTAAAGATGAAAATCCATCAAAAGGGTCCAAGAAGCCTATACACGTCAACATTGGAGGCGTTCAATGCTTGGTCGAAAGCCGATACATCTCTTACTGTGATTTTCTAGAGGCACGGTTATCATTCATGTCTAACCATCACAGATTTGAAACACCTGATGAACACGTTTACGTGATATCCAATTTTGCAGGATGAACTCATAGCCTGGTGGCGAGCTACGGTGACAAGTGGTGACACACCAATACAAAACAACTTGACCTCGAAGTTGGAGGAAAGGAAAAAATTGGGGTTTTAGTTTTCAAGAAACACCTTACAGACTTTTAATGAAATGTTTACCCTTTAATCTGGAATCTAAGCTTCCAGTTTCTGTAGAACATTCATAGTTCTATACATATCCTGATTTTGGGTCTCCGGAGAAGAACCTGATACCACTTAATTTGTTTTGCTGATACTGCAGATATTCCAAACTGTTTCGTAAGATGATAAGTACATTATTGTTGGCATGTTGCAAAGCAGCAAAAACATATACTACGGATTACTAATTAGGGGTTTGGAGGTTTATCCAAAACAAACGGACAACTTGACAGTTACGAATTTGCAGAGTGGAATTGGTATTGACTTCTCAGTTCTCATTCAAATCGATGTACCAATTTTACTGCAAATTGTATATGTCATAATATACACTCGACCAGATTCAACCATTGTTCGTCTACAAGATTAGCTTCAACAATACAGATTTTTGTTTAGGTTAGTCGTCCTGTATATTCCTTAACAACGTATAGGGATTTACATTTCAAACCAAGTTTCTTAACATTTTATCCataaaaaaagaaaatataaatgtCAAAACACAATAGTTACTCAGGTCAGGAACAACTAACAAAGACCCTGTTATCTGTGGATACCTTTCTGGCTTTCAAGTAACAGTTTTGGTTGTTCTGGACAAGTATAACTTTTTACTACCAATCCTATCTCAAAGAAAATGTCCGAGTTCTGTTTAGAGCTTATGAAGTTATGACAAGAAACTAGTTTGTGTTAAAAAAAGCAAGCACGCAGATTTTCACACAAAAAATAACACAATTTAACTACTAAAAAAGCTTTTTTCTAAACACATTCCTGTTAAAAGTTCCTTTTGAGTTCATAAGTAGTCAGCCAGGATCAGTTTGTCGAGAAAAAACTGCTTATGACGACATATTTTTCTATTTCATACAAAGCTAAAGTGTCTCCGTACATGGAAGTTAGGACCACCCCCTAACTACGTTTACAGTTTCTCACGTCAACAAAGAGGCTAAGAATTTGCAATCATTTTTTAGCAGAGTTCATATTCTATAATTAATAACCAAGAGATCCAAGATCTTCTGAGTTAAACAAAGAGTCGCAAGTCAACAAATCACTAGAGGTGAATTATGCCAACGCCAAATAAGTTAACAGTTTCAACCTCGTTAAAGAATAAAGCATAAGATTCATACGTCATCCCATGGAAAAATGATACCTCAATCAAGACCTTGGCTCAAGACACTTGATAGTTGAAAGAGATCCTATATATTTCGATGC includes these proteins:
- the LOC139855809 gene encoding histone H1-like, yielding MAASTKTTVPKKAPATKKPKSHPPYAEMVKEAIVSLKERTGSSQYAIAKHIEDHQKDLPANYKKMLLVQLKKLVAAGKLVKVKNSFKVASGVVEKPKKLAAEKKRAPVTTAKKAPAAVKKSSAPAKAKSVKKVKTPVKAKKAAKKTLAAKKPKSIKSPMKKTAPKKKAAAKK